One window from the genome of Natrialba magadii ATCC 43099 encodes:
- a CDS encoding magnesium transporter — protein sequence MTANTPADEFENETEESTANEDVELLADGGVTDTGAKTTGGGISIRGENIKDAELTRSELILSSSLPKKIWLRLPWLLVALAGGLLAGGVIGTAEGTLEAAEIALLAIFVPVIMDMGGNVGTQASTIFVRGLATGHIDDKNAMKHLAREGVFGVVIGLIIGTIAATIALVWQDNAALSMVLFTALLTVCTVASVFGYLIPWVAHKLGFDPAAVSDPVVTTFKDLTAVLIYFGLAIWLLPGAL from the coding sequence ATGACTGCTAACACACCCGCAGACGAGTTTGAGAACGAGACCGAAGAATCGACAGCAAACGAAGATGTGGAACTGCTCGCTGACGGCGGAGTCACCGACACCGGAGCCAAGACCACTGGTGGCGGGATCTCTATTCGTGGTGAGAATATCAAGGACGCGGAGCTGACGCGCAGTGAGCTCATCCTCTCCTCGTCACTGCCAAAGAAAATTTGGCTCCGCCTTCCGTGGTTGCTTGTTGCACTGGCTGGTGGCCTTCTGGCTGGCGGGGTTATTGGTACTGCTGAAGGTACACTGGAGGCAGCCGAGATCGCACTGCTGGCCATTTTCGTCCCAGTGATCATGGACATGGGTGGTAACGTCGGTACCCAGGCGTCCACAATCTTCGTCCGTGGACTCGCAACCGGACACATTGATGACAAGAACGCGATGAAACATCTCGCCCGAGAGGGCGTCTTTGGAGTCGTCATCGGCCTCATTATCGGGACCATTGCCGCAACCATCGCACTGGTCTGGCAGGATAATGCAGCGCTGTCGATGGTGCTGTTCACCGCTCTGTTGACGGTCTGTACGGTCGCCAGTGTGTTTGGATATCTCATTCCGTGGGTCGCACACAAGCTGGGATTCGACCCTGCTGCGGTTTCCGACCCCGTTGTGACGACGTTCAAAGACCTTACCGCCGTGCTCATCTACTTCGGCTTGGCAATCTGGCTGCTCCCGGGGGCGCTATAA
- a CDS encoding CBS domain-containing protein encodes MTGTVSELVSDEFQTADPTTTVDEAIDLFRDRTPSEETTLYYLYIVDGDELSGVVSLNELLNAERTVSVGEVMASDIRTVSTDSPVADAVDIISEQGFPALPVVDGSKLVGVIRASDLIDAAEEEETLTALKKAGFWV; translated from the coding sequence ATGACCGGAACCGTTTCCGAACTCGTCTCAGACGAGTTTCAGACCGCAGACCCCACGACCACCGTTGACGAGGCTATCGACCTCTTCCGCGACCGAACACCGTCGGAAGAAACGACGCTGTATTACCTGTACATCGTTGACGGCGACGAACTCAGTGGGGTTGTCTCGCTCAACGAGTTGCTGAATGCCGAACGAACGGTTTCAGTCGGGGAAGTCATGGCGAGCGATATCCGGACGGTTTCGACCGACTCACCGGTGGCTGACGCAGTGGACATCATCTCCGAACAGGGGTTCCCTGCGTTGCCGGTAGTTGATGGTTCGAAACTCGTCGGCGTCATCCGAGCGAGTGACCTGATTGACGCAGCCGAAGAGGAAGAGACGCTCACCGCGCTGAAAAAAGCCGGCTTCTGGGTGTAA
- the phoU gene encoding phosphate signaling complex protein PhoU, whose protein sequence is MPRESYQQELKTLREAVIEMGELVHTQFDRSVTALADHDTELARQVIESEERINERYLKIERKCIDLLGLQQPVASDLRFVAASFKISTELERIGDIAVKIAERTEAGLPAMDPDVDIPSMAQESATMVADAIDAFGAADTNACREIIARDDQIDQLAKHASRQVFGETTTLDTEAVNPDEYHEDVLRLLLTITDIEQVADHATNIAARTVYMATGDDSLLE, encoded by the coding sequence ATGCCGCGAGAAAGCTACCAACAAGAACTCAAGACGCTCCGTGAGGCGGTAATCGAGATGGGCGAGCTCGTCCACACGCAGTTCGACCGCTCTGTGACAGCCCTCGCTGACCACGATACGGAGTTAGCCCGCCAAGTCATCGAAAGCGAAGAACGAATCAACGAGCGCTATCTCAAGATCGAACGCAAATGCATCGACCTGCTGGGACTTCAACAACCGGTTGCCAGCGACCTTCGGTTCGTCGCCGCGTCGTTCAAGATTAGCACCGAACTCGAACGTATTGGTGACATCGCGGTGAAGATCGCCGAACGGACGGAAGCCGGCCTACCGGCGATGGACCCCGATGTCGATATTCCATCGATGGCCCAGGAGAGTGCGACGATGGTCGCCGATGCAATCGACGCCTTCGGAGCTGCCGACACGAACGCATGTCGAGAAATCATCGCCCGCGACGACCAGATTGATCAACTCGCAAAACACGCGAGCCGACAGGTCTTCGGCGAAACAACCACCCTCGACACCGAAGCCGTCAACCCCGACGAGTACCATGAAGACGTTCTCCGGCTCTTGCTCACCATCACTGACATTGAGCAAGTCGCCGATCACGCGACGAACATCGCTGCTCGGACAGTCTATATGGCGACCGGGGACGACAGTCTCCTTGAATAA
- a CDS encoding CBS domain-containing protein translates to MAQPTPHTISSDQTVSVNTEVTVDQVITEVREFPPVDDGVSVYYVYVRNNGELVGVVSMRELLNAKGSDPVSEIMTTDLVTVTTPDSLQHAVHQFIENGFAILPVVDESGQFSGVVRANNIIDTLDEQTTKQGTGCERSPKTPERGS, encoded by the coding sequence ATGGCTCAACCCACACCTCACACTATCAGTAGCGACCAGACGGTGAGTGTCAACACGGAGGTCACCGTCGATCAGGTGATCACCGAAGTACGGGAGTTTCCACCTGTTGATGACGGCGTTTCCGTCTATTATGTCTACGTGCGAAACAATGGCGAACTCGTGGGCGTCGTCTCAATGCGGGAACTACTGAACGCAAAGGGCAGCGACCCAGTCTCCGAAATTATGACGACCGATCTCGTGACCGTCACCACGCCGGATTCGCTACAGCACGCGGTTCATCAATTCATCGAGAACGGGTTTGCCATACTTCCCGTCGTCGATGAATCGGGCCAGTTCAGCGGCGTCGTTCGGGCGAATAACATCATCGACACTCTCGACGAACAGACGACCAAGCAGGGTACTGGCTGTGAACGAAGCCCAAAGACACCAGAACGAGGTTCCTAA
- the ppc gene encoding phosphoenolpyruvate carboxylase: MQLHNRDVRQDVRELGALLGDVLEDQTSRQAFETVESCRRAAIDYRAGELESRESLITELEGLSPHQQRIVARGFTSYFELINLAEERERVRSIRTESQAGTLEDSLETAAAELGEEDIETVQQVLDDVLIEPTFTAHPTEARRKTVKSKLRAISMALETLDERLLTDKESGQIWAAIDSEVTSLWQTPQVRNRQPEPEDEARNVQWYLQNTLFDVVGEIYDEFADAIDEEVASDIDIPKLFEFRSWAGSDRDGNPYVTPDVTARTLERQRSVVLDRYREQLKRLSGVLSQDGSRIDPGSEFQAALESDRERLPGAAKTAAERYPDEPYRQKLKLMRERLDRVGDVRPGGYDDAEELRADLTTIATSLRDNGAASVVEAHVDPIRRQVATFDFSLASLDLRDHQQKHTDAIAEALESEGIDYHALSEEERAELLTDAILQDEPVIDLADAVSDDLSDDSARVLRLFDSLADWQREYGVEAIDTYCISMTEEPSHVLEVLFLADQAGVVSLPEHCGIDVVPLLETEYALSGARRIMGSLFENEAYAQALEARGRTQEIMLGYSDSNKENGFLAANWSLYKNQRRLGEICDDHDVRMRLFHGRGGSISRGGGPMNEALLALPNSTVTGQVKFTEQGEAIAEKYANPRIAERNIEQMLNAQLRARLYAKDQPEDEIREEWIEAMETMADAARREYRDLLESDGFVRYFEQATPITVIEDLDLGSRPASRSGERTVEDLRAIPWVFSWTQSRCILPGWYAIATGIDAYLDDGGDVETLQTMYEEWPFFRTTLDNAALSLSRTELEIAEQYAALADDDLREQFFPRLTGEYERAADLITEIGQRDQLHTRDWLGENLERRNPYVDPLNLLQTHLLDQTHRTDIEERTLRLTVKGIAAGMKNTG; this comes from the coding sequence ATGCAACTTCACAACAGGGATGTCCGACAGGATGTCCGGGAACTCGGCGCGCTGCTCGGCGACGTTCTCGAGGACCAGACCTCCCGACAGGCCTTCGAGACGGTTGAGTCGTGTCGCCGGGCGGCGATCGATTACCGAGCCGGTGAACTCGAGTCCCGCGAGTCACTTATCACCGAACTCGAGGGATTGTCGCCACACCAGCAGCGTATCGTCGCCCGAGGGTTCACCTCGTATTTCGAGCTAATCAACCTGGCCGAAGAGCGCGAGCGGGTGCGCTCGATTCGCACCGAGTCCCAGGCGGGGACACTCGAGGACAGCCTCGAAACGGCGGCGGCAGAACTCGGCGAGGAGGACATCGAAACCGTTCAACAGGTACTCGACGACGTGCTGATCGAGCCGACGTTTACGGCGCATCCGACCGAGGCGCGACGCAAGACGGTCAAGTCGAAGCTACGCGCTATTTCGATGGCACTCGAGACGCTCGACGAACGGCTGTTGACCGACAAGGAATCGGGACAGATCTGGGCGGCTATCGACTCGGAGGTAACGAGCCTCTGGCAGACGCCGCAAGTTCGCAACCGTCAGCCTGAACCGGAGGACGAGGCCCGAAACGTGCAGTGGTACCTGCAGAACACGCTGTTCGATGTGGTCGGCGAGATCTACGACGAGTTCGCCGACGCGATCGACGAGGAGGTGGCGAGCGACATCGACATTCCGAAGCTGTTCGAGTTCCGCTCGTGGGCCGGCAGCGACCGGGACGGGAACCCCTACGTGACGCCGGACGTGACCGCGCGGACGCTCGAACGCCAGCGGTCGGTCGTCCTCGACCGCTACCGCGAGCAGCTCAAACGGCTCTCTGGTGTGTTGAGCCAGGACGGGAGCCGGATCGACCCCGGCTCCGAATTTCAGGCCGCACTCGAGTCGGATCGCGAGCGGTTGCCGGGAGCCGCCAAGACTGCGGCGGAACGCTACCCGGACGAACCCTACCGGCAGAAGCTCAAGCTGATGCGTGAACGTCTGGATCGGGTGGGCGATGTTCGACCGGGCGGCTACGACGACGCCGAGGAACTGCGAGCAGACCTCACGACCATCGCCACGAGTCTGCGAGACAACGGCGCGGCGAGCGTCGTCGAGGCCCATGTCGACCCGATTCGGCGGCAGGTCGCCACGTTCGACTTCTCGCTCGCGAGTCTCGACCTGCGAGATCATCAGCAAAAACACACCGACGCGATCGCGGAGGCACTCGAGTCCGAGGGGATTGACTACCACGCCCTGTCCGAAGAGGAACGGGCGGAGCTGTTGACCGACGCAATCTTGCAGGACGAGCCGGTGATCGACCTGGCTGATGCCGTAAGCGACGACCTCTCGGACGATTCTGCACGCGTTCTGCGACTGTTCGATAGCCTCGCCGACTGGCAACGCGAGTACGGCGTCGAGGCGATCGACACCTACTGCATCTCGATGACTGAGGAGCCGAGCCACGTCCTCGAGGTGCTGTTCCTGGCCGACCAGGCCGGCGTCGTCTCCTTGCCGGAACACTGTGGCATCGACGTCGTCCCGCTGCTCGAGACCGAGTACGCGCTCTCGGGGGCGCGCCGGATCATGGGCTCACTGTTCGAGAACGAGGCCTACGCACAGGCGCTCGAAGCGCGCGGGCGCACCCAGGAGATCATGCTTGGCTACTCCGACTCGAACAAGGAGAACGGCTTCCTGGCGGCGAACTGGTCGCTGTACAAGAACCAGCGCCGGCTGGGTGAGATCTGCGACGATCACGACGTGAGGATGCGGCTGTTCCACGGCCGTGGCGGCTCCATCTCGCGGGGTGGCGGGCCGATGAACGAAGCACTGCTCGCGCTGCCAAACAGCACCGTGACGGGCCAGGTCAAGTTCACCGAACAGGGCGAGGCGATCGCCGAGAAGTACGCCAACCCGCGCATCGCCGAGCGTAATATCGAGCAGATGCTCAACGCCCAGCTTCGGGCGCGCCTCTACGCGAAAGACCAGCCCGAAGACGAGATTCGGGAGGAGTGGATCGAGGCGATGGAGACGATGGCCGACGCGGCCCGCCGCGAGTACCGCGACCTCCTGGAGAGCGACGGCTTCGTCCGGTACTTCGAACAGGCGACGCCGATCACCGTCATCGAGGACCTCGACCTGGGGTCGCGGCCCGCCTCGCGGTCGGGCGAGCGCACCGTCGAAGACCTGCGGGCGATTCCGTGGGTGTTCTCCTGGACCCAGTCCCGGTGCATCCTGCCGGGCTGGTACGCCATTGCGACGGGTATCGATGCGTACCTCGACGACGGTGGCGACGTGGAAACCCTCCAGACGATGTACGAGGAATGGCCGTTCTTCCGAACCACGCTCGACAACGCCGCGCTCTCGCTCTCGCGGACCGAACTCGAGATCGCCGAGCAGTACGCGGCCCTCGCGGACGACGACCTGCGCGAACAGTTCTTCCCGCGCCTGACCGGCGAGTACGAGCGCGCAGCCGACCTGATCACCGAGATCGGCCAGCGTGACCAGCTTCACACCCGCGACTGGCTGGGTGAGAACCTGGAGCGACGAAACCCCTACGTCGATCCGCTGAACTTGCTCCAGACGCACCTGCTCGACCAAACCCACCGGACTGACATCGAAGAACGAACACTCCGGCTCACGGTGAAGGGAATCGCGGCAGGGATGAAGAACACGGGGTAA
- a CDS encoding AAA family ATPase gives MDVTQASSECSAVLQTIDDAVICDRAFPEDILVGVVGRGHVLVEDVPGTGKTLTARSVATALGLSFSRIQFTPDLLPADVTGTHIFNERERAFEFNAGPIFANVVLADEINRAPPKTQAALLEAMEEGQVTVDGETRQLPDPFVVIATQNPIEQEGTFPLPEAQVDRFLVKTSMGYPDEAGEVELLRRRANRETTSPSVEAVLEPDQVEQLRTVPETVRVDEDLLEYVAALARATRADGRVETGVSPRGTQRLFEAARAYATIVGRSYVTPDDIKRVAQPVLAHRLVLTPDATVNGVAKTQVVNGVLESVPVPTVEESTA, from the coding sequence ATGGACGTCACCCAGGCCAGTAGCGAGTGTTCGGCCGTCCTCCAGACCATCGACGACGCCGTCATCTGCGATCGTGCGTTCCCCGAAGACATCCTCGTCGGCGTCGTCGGTCGCGGCCACGTCCTCGTCGAGGACGTCCCCGGCACCGGCAAGACGCTCACTGCCCGCAGTGTCGCCACCGCACTCGGCCTCTCGTTCTCGCGCATCCAGTTCACCCCCGATCTGCTCCCCGCCGACGTCACCGGCACCCACATCTTCAACGAACGCGAGCGCGCCTTCGAGTTCAACGCCGGCCCCATCTTCGCGAACGTCGTCCTCGCCGATGAGATCAACCGCGCGCCGCCGAAAACCCAGGCCGCCCTCCTCGAGGCCATGGAGGAAGGCCAGGTCACTGTCGACGGCGAAACCCGCCAGCTCCCGGACCCGTTCGTCGTCATCGCCACCCAGAACCCCATCGAACAGGAGGGAACCTTCCCGCTCCCCGAAGCACAGGTCGACCGCTTCCTCGTCAAAACGTCGATGGGCTACCCCGACGAAGCCGGCGAGGTCGAACTCCTCCGCCGCCGCGCCAACCGAGAAACGACCAGTCCGTCCGTCGAGGCCGTCCTCGAACCCGACCAGGTCGAACAGCTTCGGACCGTGCCCGAGACGGTGCGGGTCGACGAAGACCTACTCGAGTACGTTGCCGCACTCGCTCGCGCAACGCGTGCCGACGGGCGCGTCGAGACGGGCGTCTCGCCGCGTGGAACTCAGCGACTGTTCGAGGCGGCGCGGGCGTATGCGACGATCGTCGGCCGGTCGTACGTGACGCCGGACGACATCAAGCGCGTTGCCCAGCCGGTGCTGGCCCACAGACTGGTGCTAACGCCGGATGCGACGGTTAACGGCGTCGCGAAGACACAGGTCGTCAACGGTGTGCTGGAGTCGGTGCCGGTGCCGACGGTCGAGGAGTCGACAGCGTAG